In Puniceicoccaceae bacterium, the genomic stretch ACCTCCGCCGGATTCGAAACAAAGGAATCCGAAAGCTGACTGACATGCACCAGACCATCCTGATGCACTCCAATGTCCACAAAGGCACCAAAGGCAGTCACGTTGGTCACAATGCCCGGTAATCGCATGCCTTCCTTGAGGTCATGGATTGTTTCCACTCCATCCTTAAACTGGAAGGCTTCAAACTTCTCACGCGGATCCCGTCCGGGTTTGGCTAGCTCCTCCAGAATGTCCTTGAGCGTGGGCAACCCCACTTCATCGGTGACATAGTTCTCCATGCGAATCTTTTGGCGTTCCGCTTCGCTGGCCATGAGATCCTGAATGCTCACTCCAACATCCGCCGCCATACGCTCCACCAGCTCGTAGCGTTCCGGGTGCACCGCACTCGCATCCAGCGGGTGCTCTGCTCCCCGAATGCGCAGAAATCCAGCCGACTGCTCAAAAGCCTTGGGACCAAGACCGGGAACCTTGAGCAGCTGTTTTCGCGAACGAAAGACTCCATTGCTCTCCCGAAATTTTACGATCTCTCCCGCCAATCGCGCATTGAGTCCTGACACATAGGAAAGCAACTGCTTACTCGCTGTGTTAATTTCAACTCCCACACTGTTCACACAGCTGAGCACCACATCCTCAAGCGTTTCCTTCAAATACTTCTGATCAACGTCATGCTGGTACTGGCCCACCCCAATGGATTTGGGATCAAGTTTCACGAGCTCTGCAAGCGGGTCCATTAGACGACGCCCGATCGACACGGCACCTCGAACGGTCAGATCCTTGTCAGGAAACTCCTCACGAGCGACCTCTGAAGCGGAGTAGATGGATGCCCCACTCTCATTCACCATGATGACCAACACGTCCTTGGGCAATTCCAGAGACTTGACGAAGGCTTCCGTCTCACGGCTGCCGGTTCCGTTGCCAATCGCAATTGCTTTTGACTCAAAGCGCTGAACCAGTGCGCTGACAACCTTGCGGGCTTCCTCCCTTCGGAAGTCGCCGGTGCTGGGATAAATCACAGTGTCAAAGAGCAGTTTTCCCTGTGCATC encodes the following:
- a CDS encoding helix-hairpin-helix domain-containing protein; its protein translation is DAQGKLLFDTVIYPSTGDFRREEARKVVSALVQRFESKAIAIGNGTGSRETEAFVKSLELPKDVLVIMVNESGASIYSASEVAREEFPDKDLTVRGAVSIGRRLMDPLAELVKLDPKSIGVGQYQHDVDQKYLKETLEDVVLSCVNSVGVEINTASKQLLSYVSGLNARLAGEIVKFRESNGVFRSRKQLLKVPGLGPKAFEQSAGFLRIRGAEHPLDASAVHPERYELVERMAADVGVSIQDLMASEAERQKIRMENYVTDEVGLPTLKDILEELAKPGRDPREKFEAFQFKDGVETIHDLKEGMRLPGIVTNVTAFGAFVDIGVHQDGLVHVSQLSDSFVSNPAEVVKVGQKVQVTVTEVDLPRNRIGLSMKSQPDTAGKRGTGEGARSSGKPGHAHGKSGHHQGRGPRNGGNRGGGRPKQDFGGGLGDMLDRLGL